From Salinirubellus salinus, the proteins below share one genomic window:
- a CDS encoding carboxypeptidase-like regulatory domain-containing protein: MIDKITSKLESNPRLQLVLIMLFVFTGKLMDTATTYLFWGAETPTGQVMEEQSSIVVSRVAEYGLQTGIGVWTLEQLTIGIGATLLAYALIRVATQRSDYAVLGAGVVGGVMGGISAYAAMSNIGYYTGADLVPVSIYGTVNPSVAAVWAFGLGVLGLILIRPDPRPYVRMIPRPSQQTVSAVFAVMMVTSGFVGMVNFGGDYSPVEKVAAAPTIVDDFEEGNGHFLESSSATDVQQNKVYQGDYALETSGGTGTVFDDSVSASYSQFSGSFRASTQPVNGYYSGLTIEGGSGMIGRVIIHPDTGKWAYPDPNSAQYINMSDAQAEIGAWHRIKFVNIDYTAETYDIVVEDKTGAVVASASSVGFETSASQITQVNYGRDAAGPMYYDSITADGYTFTESVSGTVRDQSGAPVANATVQVTGVSSAVSNQQSEIDSITNPVPSSWDASRALTGDGGVLSTGASDGAAVPLMYSPEEVGEGIWVTSTPDLSDPDLKSEDGETKVALLAVDPTAGDGIFENEHNQQVPGKVIDDANITLTKLTPSGEAASSQTYEVKEHGDDGGFGDPSKLPYAVATVTPGYYQMDVSSEDKSITYTVRIGERGQIVSAVLTDLQTQSGQVSQRAQDVRSKVSGGTLSTVTVQTDANGQFTADVGQDFTFVSVQAYKYGGLLNGNYENVSATSVDNRSIQEAEELMRQQDYKGSVALPAGVTTTQPPASNVDVRVISAPSPYQNLSDFQGNYEDWQGFLNNWTDSELPGVIQDEIGAYNSTELQEIRGELKKSVESNEELRQEYRDALAEIRNQDPRQIDVDLGDETNGSDAELREEITALQRSIQSLQSQVDAEDSAGQVSDGLADYSVTLPALTDVSKDDVTVLAHYSDGTTEIVGEEYVSVEDTQLSSGELGDTIRVTDYEIKQDPANVRFEVIADTDDGLVKETEGINNPAFAGSRPGVDSISISNLHPQTGSNVVVGMSPDDSAVFGSVDSVNVIAPDGSTVSTTADGNEYTIPVEQTGTHRVEIVYSNSNGDQFREVFRFDSRDSSFENSPSVRLKEGNSGQYALVSNMDGANVEREAGQTTVYAQFARGDVPNRVHLYPSQATDSNGQVNVEIVEGASQQSINKRVVTEIHMSQLSEDATVYRSNGQPITTEGVGYGTIETSENGTVITTYTDADGTISLDVNNDPGFVERTQYRVDSFIQGLPVDIPGLSIGGVALLIPFGLFFGRRLA; encoded by the coding sequence ATGATTGACAAAATCACATCGAAACTGGAGTCGAATCCCCGGCTCCAACTCGTGCTCATCATGCTTTTCGTCTTCACCGGAAAGCTGATGGACACGGCCACGACATACCTGTTCTGGGGTGCTGAAACCCCTACTGGGCAAGTCATGGAGGAGCAGTCCTCCATCGTCGTTTCCCGTGTCGCTGAGTACGGATTACAGACAGGGATTGGAGTATGGACACTAGAACAACTTACAATCGGTATCGGAGCCACGCTGCTCGCGTACGCGCTCATCCGTGTAGCCACTCAGCGTAGTGACTACGCCGTTCTTGGAGCAGGAGTCGTTGGCGGCGTCATGGGTGGAATTTCGGCTTATGCCGCGATGTCGAACATCGGTTACTACACCGGTGCCGATCTCGTCCCAGTCAGTATTTACGGGACAGTCAACCCGTCAGTAGCCGCTGTATGGGCATTTGGTCTCGGTGTTCTCGGGTTGATCCTGATTCGTCCAGACCCACGCCCGTACGTGCGTATGATTCCACGTCCGTCGCAACAGACTGTGAGCGCGGTGTTCGCAGTCATGATGGTCACATCTGGGTTCGTCGGAATGGTTAACTTCGGTGGTGATTATAGTCCCGTTGAAAAGGTTGCAGCTGCCCCTACCATAGTGGATGATTTCGAGGAGGGGAATGGGCACTTCCTTGAAAGTAGTAGTGCGACTGATGTGCAGCAAAACAAAGTTTATCAAGGAGACTACGCACTCGAAACAAGTGGTGGGACCGGGACTGTGTTCGACGACTCCGTGAGCGCGTCATACTCACAGTTTTCGGGGTCTTTTCGCGCAAGCACACAACCCGTGAACGGCTATTACTCAGGCCTCACGATAGAAGGGGGTAGCGGGATGATTGGGCGGGTCATCATACATCCGGATACTGGAAAGTGGGCGTACCCCGATCCTAACTCGGCTCAGTACATCAACATGAGTGACGCGCAGGCTGAAATCGGTGCATGGCATCGAATCAAGTTCGTGAACATCGATTACACGGCTGAAACGTACGATATTGTCGTCGAGGATAAAACCGGTGCTGTTGTAGCGTCCGCGTCAAGTGTTGGATTCGAAACATCAGCGAGTCAAATCACACAAGTCAATTATGGACGTGACGCCGCGGGACCAATGTATTATGACTCAATAACCGCCGATGGGTACACATTCACCGAGTCTGTCAGCGGGACGGTCAGGGATCAGTCTGGTGCTCCTGTCGCTAATGCGACGGTGCAGGTGACTGGTGTCAGTTCTGCGGTGTCGAACCAGCAGTCGGAGATTGATTCGATTACGAACCCGGTCCCGTCGAGTTGGGATGCGTCTCGTGCGTTGACGGGTGATGGTGGCGTCCTCTCGACTGGTGCTTCTGATGGGGCTGCCGTCCCATTGATGTATTCTCCTGAAGAAGTCGGTGAAGGAATCTGGGTCACATCGACACCGGACCTTAGCGATCCTGACCTGAAATCTGAGGACGGGGAGACGAAGGTTGCGCTTTTGGCCGTTGACCCGACAGCGGGTGACGGCATATTCGAGAATGAGCACAACCAGCAAGTGCCGGGTAAAGTAATCGATGACGCGAACATCACGCTAACGAAACTCACTCCGTCCGGTGAAGCAGCAAGTAGTCAGACGTATGAAGTCAAGGAACACGGTGACGACGGTGGGTTCGGTGACCCAAGCAAACTGCCTTACGCGGTTGCTACGGTGACCCCGGGTTACTACCAGATGGACGTGTCCAGCGAGGACAAGTCCATCACGTACACCGTTCGTATTGGTGAGCGTGGACAAATCGTGTCCGCTGTATTGACCGACCTTCAGACGCAGTCTGGTCAGGTCAGTCAACGCGCACAAGACGTGCGCTCTAAGGTGTCTGGTGGTACGCTGTCCACGGTCACCGTTCAGACTGACGCCAATGGTCAGTTCACGGCTGACGTGGGTCAAGACTTCACGTTCGTGTCGGTTCAAGCCTACAAGTACGGTGGATTGCTGAACGGAAACTACGAGAATGTGAGCGCGACAAGCGTTGATAACCGCTCGATTCAGGAGGCGGAAGAACTGATGCGTCAGCAGGATTACAAGGGTAGTGTTGCGCTCCCGGCTGGTGTCACGACGACTCAGCCGCCAGCCAGCAACGTCGATGTCAGGGTCATCTCGGCTCCGTCGCCGTATCAGAACCTCAGCGACTTCCAAGGTAATTACGAGGACTGGCAGGGCTTCTTGAACAATTGGACTGACAGCGAGTTGCCCGGTGTCATCCAAGACGAGATCGGGGCGTACAACAGCACCGAGTTGCAGGAAATCCGTGGAGAACTGAAGAAGTCGGTTGAAAGTAATGAGGAACTGCGGCAAGAGTACCGTGACGCGCTCGCAGAAATTCGCAACCAAGACCCACGTCAAATCGATGTTGACCTTGGCGATGAGACGAACGGGTCTGACGCAGAACTCCGTGAGGAGATCACGGCGCTTCAGCGTTCGATCCAGTCACTCCAATCGCAGGTTGACGCGGAAGACTCTGCTGGTCAGGTCAGCGACGGGCTGGCCGACTACTCGGTGACTCTCCCGGCGCTGACTGATGTGAGTAAAGATGATGTTACAGTCCTTGCACACTACTCGGATGGTACGACAGAGATTGTCGGTGAGGAGTACGTCAGCGTGGAGGACACGCAACTCTCATCGGGTGAACTTGGTGACACCATTCGAGTCACGGATTACGAGATTAAGCAAGACCCCGCCAATGTGCGGTTTGAGGTCATTGCTGACACCGACGATGGACTGGTGAAGGAGACTGAAGGAATCAATAATCCGGCGTTTGCTGGTAGCAGGCCCGGTGTCGATTCCATCAGCATCAGTAATCTGCATCCTCAGACTGGTTCCAACGTTGTCGTCGGGATGAGTCCTGACGATAGTGCGGTGTTCGGGTCTGTTGACAGCGTGAACGTGATTGCTCCTGACGGGTCTACTGTCAGCACGACGGCTGACGGGAACGAGTACACGATTCCTGTTGAGCAGACTGGCACACACCGCGTCGAGATTGTTTACAGCAACTCGAACGGTGACCAGTTCCGCGAAGTGTTCCGGTTCGATAGCCGTGATTCCTCGTTCGAGAACTCTCCTTCCGTGCGGCTGAAGGAAGGTAACTCCGGGCAATATGCTCTGGTGAGCAACATGGACGGCGCAAACGTGGAACGGGAAGCAGGTCAGACAACGGTGTACGCACAATTCGCACGGGGCGATGTGCCGAACCGAGTCCACCTGTACCCGTCACAAGCGACTGACTCGAACGGCCAAGTCAACGTCGAAATCGTTGAAGGGGCCAGTCAGCAGTCGATTAACAAGCGTGTGGTGACTGAAATCCACATGTCACAGTTGTCTGAGGACGCGACTGTGTATCGTTCCAACGGCCAGCCCATCACCACGGAAGGTGTTGGGTATGGTACGATTGAAACGTCAGAGAATGGTACTGTCATCACGACGTACACGGACGCTGACGGCACAATATCGCTGGACGTGAACAATGACCCCGGGTTCGTTGAGCGCACACAGTACCGTGTGGACTCGTTCATTCAGGGGTTGCCGGTTGACATTCCCGGGCTTAGCATCGGAGGCGTCGCGCTTCTGATTCCGTTCGGGTTGTTCTTCGGGCGACGACTCGCATAG
- a CDS encoding S8 family peptidase codes for MTDKQKQNNEKTVSRRDVLKGGAALGVAATAGTGVVAADGATELIGVDGYVGYDVPDEVIRYSGNPGIGVKYAEGEYSTISDWINGSDDRREVKHLSSYRIVTLSAPINHVTHAGVDRVIGDDPLEAKSYVEGIWFDVRMSLTDPISTLKAKSEASTPRSLLYSGAFDQTGVAYRDDVQQKTMTDAVAAVGADNVTADGSGVTVAVIDDGVSYTSNLFGSRVTAARNFISDTEVDPSATSPAWSAVASGSDHGTWVASAILGNPTDTTYTGVAPAANLIICKALDSDGGSTTDIAEAIRYSADNGADVINMSLGSRVYSPGMTDAIEYAEQNGVTVVNVASGNARQQGVGRFVNTPADVPLDSVMAVGATSVSTNADEVKSAYFSSVGPDPSVADLSGAESAGETVDIAAPGMEIEAQIDGSTKTYSGTSMATPLVSGVHALALSDSALSTEELVSRTAATATRVQNVGVTECGAGVIDAADLISNTESSDAQEDVLTPEALARDEANRSMGGRFGSQIRRLELQFGI; via the coding sequence ATGACTGACAAGCAAAAACAGAACAACGAGAAGACCGTCTCACGCCGAGACGTACTCAAAGGGGGTGCAGCCCTCGGTGTCGCGGCAACAGCCGGGACCGGTGTTGTAGCCGCTGACGGCGCGACAGAACTCATCGGTGTCGACGGGTATGTCGGGTACGATGTCCCGGACGAAGTAATCCGGTACAGCGGTAACCCCGGTATCGGTGTAAAGTACGCGGAAGGCGAATACAGCACGATCAGCGACTGGATTAACGGTTCTGATGACCGGCGAGAAGTGAAGCATCTGTCATCGTACCGTATCGTGACGCTGAGCGCCCCAATCAATCACGTCACACACGCGGGTGTTGACCGTGTAATTGGTGACGATCCACTTGAGGCTAAGTCGTACGTTGAGGGTATCTGGTTCGACGTTCGGATGTCGTTGACAGACCCTATCAGTACGTTGAAAGCCAAGTCAGAGGCTTCTACTCCCCGGTCTCTACTGTATTCCGGGGCGTTTGACCAGACCGGGGTGGCGTACCGTGACGACGTGCAGCAGAAGACGATGACTGATGCGGTGGCGGCTGTCGGGGCTGACAACGTGACTGCTGACGGTTCTGGTGTCACGGTGGCCGTGATTGATGACGGTGTGTCGTACACGAGCAACCTGTTCGGCTCACGAGTCACGGCTGCACGGAACTTTATTTCTGACACCGAAGTTGACCCATCGGCAACGTCGCCAGCATGGTCAGCAGTTGCGAGCGGTAGTGACCACGGGACGTGGGTTGCGTCAGCAATTCTTGGAAACCCCACAGACACGACGTACACCGGTGTTGCACCGGCGGCGAACCTGATTATTTGCAAGGCGCTGGACTCGGATGGCGGCTCAACCACCGATATTGCGGAAGCAATCCGGTACTCCGCGGATAACGGTGCTGATGTAATAAACATGAGTCTCGGGTCACGGGTTTACAGTCCGGGCATGACTGACGCCATCGAGTACGCCGAACAGAACGGTGTCACGGTGGTTAACGTAGCAAGCGGGAACGCACGACAGCAAGGTGTTGGCCGGTTCGTTAACACTCCCGCCGACGTGCCTCTTGACTCCGTGATGGCTGTCGGAGCCACGAGCGTCTCGACGAATGCTGATGAAGTCAAGTCGGCTTACTTCTCATCGGTTGGTCCTGACCCGTCCGTGGCAGACCTCTCGGGAGCAGAATCAGCGGGTGAAACCGTTGACATCGCCGCTCCCGGTATGGAGATTGAGGCGCAGATCGATGGTTCGACGAAGACATACAGCGGTACGTCGATGGCGACACCGCTCGTGTCTGGTGTTCATGCGCTCGCTCTGAGCGATTCAGCACTATCGACTGAGGAACTGGTGTCCCGTACAGCCGCGACTGCGACACGTGTCCAGAACGTCGGTGTCACGGAGTGTGGGGCTGGTGTAATCGATGCGGCAGACCTCATCAGTAACACCGAGTCGAGTGACGCCCAAGAAGACGTGCTGACGCCTGAAGCGTTGGCTCGTGACGAAGCAAACCGTAGCATGGGCGGGCGATTCGGCTCGCAAATCCGACGGCTTGAACTTCAATTCGGAATCTAA
- a CDS encoding twin-arginine translocation signal domain-containing protein — protein sequence MKDDASTRRDFLRGVGAATALYAGTGVVSADHTADPDGDADDEYWNAKPSGVTISYDEALLSEYQPYLRVSHLNEQPVGMYAWVVDSTDRDTQALVYWTYYALQTGLSSADSHVQDREPIYVFRDTDTGQIEEVVYSGYHWLAARTPTPQTSGNHPMMYVVKPWHHYVGASDSGRQIDLQPLHDVFGSWLVNGWAEHLAPGTVTNPWGMRSRESWWRRSSFDFSFAETFAQVNLLLGRKGADTTDL from the coding sequence ATGAAGGACGATGCCAGTACCCGACGAGACTTTTTGCGGGGTGTGGGAGCGGCAACAGCCCTGTATGCAGGGACTGGTGTCGTTTCCGCTGACCACACCGCTGACCCTGACGGGGACGCTGACGACGAATACTGGAACGCCAAACCGTCCGGTGTCACCATCTCGTACGACGAAGCACTCCTCAGCGAGTATCAGCCGTACCTTCGCGTCTCGCATCTCAACGAACAACCCGTCGGAATGTATGCGTGGGTAGTTGATTCAACGGATAGAGACACGCAAGCATTGGTTTACTGGACGTATTACGCGCTACAAACCGGGTTATCGTCCGCTGATTCACACGTCCAAGACCGGGAACCGATCTATGTGTTCCGCGACACAGACACCGGTCAGATCGAAGAAGTCGTGTATAGCGGCTACCATTGGCTGGCGGCCCGTACACCGACACCCCAAACATCGGGGAATCATCCTATGATGTACGTGGTCAAGCCGTGGCATCATTACGTGGGTGCGAGTGATTCAGGGCGGCAAATCGACTTACAGCCATTGCATGACGTGTTCGGCAGTTGGCTGGTGAATGGGTGGGCGGAACATCTCGCACCGGGCACAGTCACGAATCCGTGGGGTATGCGGTCTCGTGAGTCATGGTGGCGGAGGAGTTCGTTCGACTTCAGTTTTGCAGAAACGTTCGCTCAAGTAAACCTCTTGTTGGGGCGTAAAGGCGCTGACACAACCGATCTCTAA
- a CDS encoding recombinase family protein, whose product MTEDTKEYATYIRRSTAEQEEQHQRDDIEEWLNQRELDFGDVAIYADQASGASASRSDFQQLIDEIENDDYTDVIVWEISRIARRGLLAQQFFDVCEDHAVTIHVVNGSVRTIEPDGHGRLIADIIAAVAAEERRSLIRRTRAGLRRARKEGKWLGQVPAGFVRVEGYLAPNMSPDYDDGETGFVDMCDAIERIDDGDSYRSVARDTRNVTRQTLMNIWKDDERRDWYLDREADDGRVSEALEEVTVGDGE is encoded by the coding sequence ATGACAGAAGACACCAAAGAATACGCGACATACATTCGCCGCTCAACAGCAGAACAAGAAGAACAACACCAACGAGACGACATCGAAGAATGGCTCAACCAACGCGAACTCGACTTCGGTGACGTGGCCATTTACGCAGACCAAGCCTCCGGCGCGTCGGCCAGTCGCTCAGACTTCCAGCAACTCATCGACGAGATCGAGAACGACGACTACACCGACGTAATCGTCTGGGAAATTAGTCGGATTGCCCGACGCGGACTGCTCGCACAACAGTTCTTCGACGTGTGTGAAGACCACGCCGTGACTATCCACGTCGTTAATGGGTCTGTGCGTACGATTGAACCCGATGGTCACGGAAGACTCATCGCGGACATCATCGCGGCAGTCGCCGCTGAAGAACGTCGCTCACTAATTCGCCGTACCCGCGCAGGGCTTCGTCGCGCCCGAAAAGAGGGGAAGTGGCTTGGGCAAGTTCCTGCTGGATTCGTTCGAGTCGAAGGTTATCTCGCACCGAACATGTCCCCGGATTACGACGATGGAGAGACAGGGTTCGTCGATATGTGTGATGCCATCGAACGTATCGATGATGGGGATTCGTATCGGTCTGTTGCTCGTGACACGCGAAACGTCACTCGGCAGACGTTGATGAACATCTGGAAAGACGATGAGCGCCGTGACTGGTATCTGGACCGTGAAGCCGATGATGGCCGTGTATCGGAAGCACTCGAAGAAGTGACCGTGGGTGATGGGGAGTGA
- a CDS encoding Eco57I restriction-modification methylase domain-containing protein, which translates to MSETDSLSPLGEEVKEILTDCVDGLNEQLSLRDLEAVLSGDKDDLQSSDLGSKPETYAENNLIYPLLEIMGLAYTEQPYGGGSHAEDERDIVWPDFELDTIDEYTIGENKPFNNIQNAHKETLQYLDRRSIGADYAIATDGFTWWLYKVEQSGDRTSFPRIKTVELRELLRQIALNKRYIETSTLTEPDIDGTIEEFVELFEHDAFQHYTSQTAPIELRDSREADVEEFYQLYIEYLFGESDEHDEPTCLMDDIRSPRGANEHDERKFAITLMNRLLFIKFLEKKEVIPPETLIGRVRSYESEDFTGNFYDTQIKPLFYDLFNKEVPERESKHQSGWFEQIPYLNGGLFRPNIDDEERYQLEDRTLPDIIRNLIEGHRLSDPDGTIDPSILGSVFERTINHIGGEFGTQKDIGAYYTPGDVTELITQQVVDPKARDVIIDSYAEDYDDTVRGRMEDLELGEILRRVEDGEGWFGDADGTRRAYDRLGDLRVVDPACGSGHFLTTVMEEIQRIRRGLLRGLNRGEDPDPETEYESKRELALNSIFGVDVDPIGVEIARLRVWLKIVEDDWDESFGRLPNIELNVVSGNSLIGLPTEQTGQTSVSVWDDRLDELVEVRKQYKQENPDVEKQDVLNRLEELRDELDEEYLQRLTQTVDTSVETANEWAELLNGVNGSTLHPTITSVKLKRDDEEAFSDSEKERLSSLGFSAHTYSARLNIERRHDNLRDGKATQSHAEITEQITDELTELIEGNYWFEEVERQPLQYDLDNILGDPFHWIVEFPEVAKEQEDGNGHTIEFDIVLGNPPYGDIMRDSEKTLASHYTTGDINDVSAPFVERQIRLLGDGGHFGNITTLGLVYSSNLQDLHDFVRENIEQMDIACFAHRPQQVFPNAIVRVAIMTGQKTTPENGGTIQTSKFLQFDVENRKEVFEGITYLPVEGLELRERIGGSDRSYEVLPKVGDEEVKGMLESLESHSDLIIGETESDTETDYPVYRRRGGGYWLNAVPENIHGDVTTIEELYFDTELEQQTVFLIVNSSLFYVYWIAYADFRHLNTGHIRRFPIPPVEELREYEDEILDVADRVWTRMEDVHAGGTRDQFDMPAVKPLIDEADELLSQIYDTTEDQLEYVQNYNSQYGRRSTGSTELSEY; encoded by the coding sequence ATGTCTGAAACAGACTCACTCTCCCCACTTGGCGAAGAGGTCAAAGAAATACTCACCGACTGTGTTGACGGACTGAACGAACAACTCTCCCTCCGAGACCTTGAAGCCGTCCTGAGCGGTGATAAAGACGACTTACAATCCAGCGATCTCGGGAGCAAACCCGAAACCTACGCTGAAAACAACCTAATCTATCCTCTACTCGAAATCATGGGGTTAGCGTACACCGAACAACCCTACGGTGGCGGAAGTCACGCCGAAGACGAACGGGACATCGTATGGCCCGACTTCGAACTCGACACCATTGACGAGTACACAATCGGTGAGAACAAACCGTTCAACAACATCCAGAACGCGCACAAGGAAACCCTCCAATATCTTGACCGGCGTTCCATCGGCGCGGATTACGCTATCGCTACGGACGGATTCACGTGGTGGCTCTACAAAGTTGAGCAATCCGGTGACCGGACAAGCTTCCCACGCATCAAAACAGTCGAACTGAGAGAGTTGCTTCGGCAGATAGCCCTGAACAAACGGTACATTGAGACCAGTACGCTCACGGAACCAGACATCGACGGAACCATCGAAGAGTTCGTCGAATTATTCGAGCACGACGCCTTCCAACACTACACCTCTCAGACCGCACCCATCGAACTCCGAGACAGTCGAGAGGCCGACGTTGAAGAGTTCTACCAACTCTACATTGAGTACCTGTTCGGCGAATCCGATGAGCACGACGAACCCACTTGCCTAATGGACGACATTCGCTCCCCACGAGGAGCGAACGAGCACGATGAACGGAAGTTCGCGATCACTCTTATGAACCGCCTCCTGTTCATCAAATTCCTCGAAAAGAAGGAAGTCATACCACCAGAAACCCTTATCGGGAGAGTTCGCTCATACGAGTCTGAGGACTTCACCGGTAACTTCTACGACACCCAAATCAAACCGCTGTTTTACGATCTGTTCAACAAGGAAGTCCCAGAACGCGAATCAAAGCATCAGAGCGGATGGTTCGAACAAATACCGTACTTGAACGGTGGTCTGTTTCGTCCAAATATAGACGATGAGGAACGCTACCAACTGGAAGACAGAACACTCCCTGACATCATCCGCAACTTAATCGAAGGCCACAGACTGAGTGACCCAGACGGAACCATTGACCCCAGTATTCTCGGGTCTGTATTCGAGCGAACAATCAACCATATCGGGGGTGAGTTCGGGACACAGAAAGACATCGGCGCATACTACACGCCGGGTGACGTAACCGAGCTAATCACTCAACAAGTCGTAGACCCGAAAGCCCGCGATGTAATCATTGACTCGTACGCCGAAGACTATGACGACACCGTTCGCGGACGAATGGAAGACCTCGAACTCGGTGAAATACTCCGCCGTGTAGAAGACGGAGAAGGATGGTTCGGTGACGCAGACGGAACTCGTCGTGCCTATGACCGGCTCGGAGACCTCCGAGTCGTAGACCCTGCCTGCGGGTCTGGTCACTTCCTCACCACCGTCATGGAAGAGATACAGCGCATCAGACGCGGCCTGCTGCGCGGCCTGAACCGTGGCGAAGACCCGGACCCAGAAACCGAGTACGAATCCAAGCGCGAACTCGCACTTAACAGCATCTTCGGCGTCGACGTGGACCCCATCGGTGTCGAGATCGCCCGCCTGCGCGTGTGGCTCAAAATAGTTGAGGACGACTGGGACGAATCCTTTGGACGCCTTCCAAACATCGAACTCAACGTCGTGTCTGGGAACAGCCTAATCGGCTTACCCACAGAACAGACCGGTCAGACTTCGGTATCAGTCTGGGATGATAGACTCGACGAACTCGTAGAGGTCAGAAAGCAGTACAAGCAAGAAAACCCTGATGTAGAGAAGCAAGACGTTCTCAACCGGTTAGAAGAGCTAAGAGACGAGCTTGATGAAGAGTATCTACAACGACTCACCCAAACCGTAGACACCTCAGTCGAGACCGCGAACGAGTGGGCAGAATTACTCAACGGTGTGAACGGAAGCACTCTCCACCCAACAATCACCTCTGTGAAACTGAAGCGTGACGACGAAGAAGCATTTTCTGACTCGGAAAAAGAACGACTGAGCAGTCTCGGATTCAGCGCACACACCTACTCTGCACGACTCAACATCGAACGCCGTCACGACAACTTACGGGACGGGAAAGCAACACAGTCACACGCCGAAATCACCGAACAAATCACCGACGAACTCACCGAACTCATTGAAGGGAACTACTGGTTCGAAGAAGTCGAACGCCAACCCCTACAGTATGACCTCGACAACATTCTCGGTGACCCCTTTCATTGGATCGTCGAATTCCCCGAAGTCGCCAAAGAACAAGAAGACGGGAACGGCCACACAATCGAGTTCGACATCGTACTCGGAAATCCCCCGTACGGCGACATTATGCGAGACTCCGAGAAGACACTTGCCTCCCATTACACCACCGGTGACATCAACGACGTATCAGCCCCGTTCGTTGAACGACAAATACGCTTACTCGGCGACGGCGGTCACTTCGGAAACATCACAACCTTAGGTCTCGTCTACTCCAGCAACCTCCAAGACCTCCACGACTTCGTGCGCGAGAACATCGAACAAATGGACATCGCCTGCTTCGCTCACCGCCCGCAACAAGTATTCCCGAACGCCATCGTCCGCGTCGCCATCATGACCGGACAAAAAACAACCCCTGAAAACGGTGGCACAATCCAGACCTCAAAATTCCTCCAGTTCGACGTTGAGAACCGGAAAGAAGTGTTCGAGGGCATTACCTACCTCCCCGTTGAAGGACTCGAACTCCGCGAACGAATCGGTGGCTCAGACCGCAGCTACGAAGTCCTCCCGAAAGTCGGAGACGAAGAAGTGAAAGGAATGCTCGAATCTCTGGAGTCACACTCCGATCTCATCATCGGAGAGACCGAGTCCGACACCGAAACCGACTACCCGGTGTACCGACGCCGTGGTGGCGGCTACTGGCTCAACGCCGTTCCCGAAAACATTCACGGTGACGTGACCACAATCGAAGAACTCTACTTCGACACCGAGCTTGAGCAGCAGACCGTGTTCCTCATCGTGAACTCGTCCCTGTTCTACGTCTACTGGATCGCGTACGCAGACTTCCGACACCTCAACACCGGCCACATTCGACGCTTCCCAATCCCACCCGTCGAAGAATTACGCGAGTACGAAGACGAAATACTGGACGTAGCTGACCGTGTCTGGACCCGAATGGAAGACGTTCACGCTGGTGGCACCCGTGACCAGTTCGACATGCCTGCGGTCAAACCCCTTATCGATGAGGCCGACGAGCTTCTGAGCCAAATCTACGATACCACCGAAGACCAACTCGAATACGTGCAAAACTACAACTCTCAGTACGGGCGTCGCTCCACCGGCTCCACCGAACTCAGCGAATACTAA